From the Syngnathoides biaculeatus isolate LvHL_M chromosome 10, ASM1980259v1, whole genome shotgun sequence genome, one window contains:
- the gpr37l1a gene encoding G-protein coupled receptor 37-like 1 — MSALFLTLLVFVGSAELRTNVRPPPSTGAAHLGRGEQAAAVPRGLFPGSSLDEARRRREDPSGYFTTPRVTKGTTALGANSPSSPGPPRPLLPVSGGSYWAYALLLLALALFSVGMVGNLALMCTVWHNVYLQSTWNCILAGLALLDFLVLFFCLPVVVFHELTSRRLLGGASCRLVPYLEVTSLGVATFSLCALSIDRFHAATSPAPGPGPESCRSILSKMAVVWLGSLTLAAPELLLWQLRREPVGPGGSASAGLRMWTDAPAADVCAREPAAELPDGVYSLVLTYRDARTWWMFGCYVCLPLLFALACDLATRRVSAQRPVKAASRCSSSSSASSCASSSPTKRNKHGRRHGDPRLGSTVMWLTSLYVACNLPDSACSIALAYAAEPAAAAAAATVAGHFFLFARCAAAPVLLLCSCRSLGQAFLDCCCCCCDECLPDAASSADASSTAAASALSSPSPTSLTALRAVGTPC; from the exons ATGAGCGCGCTTTTCTTgactttgcttgtttttgtcggCTCGGCGGAGCTCCGGACCAACGTACGTCCGCCGCCCTCCACCGGGGCGGCGCACCTCGGCCGGGGCGAGCAAGCCGCGGCGGTCCCTCGGGGGCTCTTCCCCGGATCGAGTCTAGACGAGGCTCGTCGCAGACGAGAAGACCCGAGCGGGTACTTCACGACCCCGCGGGTCACCAAGGGCACCACCGCGCTCGGGGCGAACTCCCCGTCTTCCCCGGGTCCGCCGCGGCCGCTCTTGCCCGTTTCCGGCGGCTCGTACTGGGCTTacgcgctgctgctgctggccctGGCCCTCTTCTCGGTGGGCATGGTGGGCAACCTGGCGCTCATGTGCACCGTGTGGCACAACGTGTACCTCCAAAGCACCTGGAACTGCATCCTGGCCGGGTTGGCCCTGCTGGACTTCCTGGTGCTCTTTTTCTGCCTGCCGGTGGTGGTCTTCCACGAGCTGACCTCGAGACGCCTGCTCGGGGGAGCGTCGTGCCGTCTGGTGCCCTACCTGGAG GTGACGTCTCTGGGCGTGGCCACGTTCAGCCTTTGCGCGCTGAGCATCGACCGCTTCCACGCCGCCACGAGCCCCGCCCCCGGGCCCGGGCCGGAGTCCTGCCGCTCCATCCTGTCCAAGATGGCCGTGGTGTGGCTGGGCTCGCTGACGCTGGCCGCCCCCGAGCTGCTGCTGTGGCAGCTGAGGAGGGAACCCGTCGGGCCCGGGGGGTCCGCCTCGGCGGGGCTCCGGATGTGGACCGACGCCCCGGCGGCGGACGTGTGCGCGCGGGAACCGGCGGCGGAGCTGCCCGACGGCGTCTACTCGCTGGTGCTGACCTACCGGGACGCTCGGACCTGGTGGATGTTCGGCTGCTACGTCTGCCTGCCGCTGCTCTTCGCGCTGGCCTGCGATCTGGCGACTAGACGG GTGTCGGCGCAGCGACCCGTCAAGGCGGCGAGCAgatgctcctcctcctcctccgcttcCTCTTGCGCGTCTTCATCGCCGACAAAGAGGAATAAACACGGCCGTCGCCACGGCGATCCGAGGCTGGGCTCGACGGTGATGTGGCTGACCTCCTTGTACGTGGCCTGCAACCTGCCCGACAGCGCGTGTAGCATCGCCCTGGCGTACGCGGCggagccggcggcggcggccgcggcgGCGACTGTGGCGGGACACTTCTTCCTGTTCGCCCGCTGCGCCGCCGCGCCCGTGCTGCTGCTGTGCTCGTGTCGCTCGCTCGGTCAGGCCTTTCtggactgctgctgctgctgctgcgacGAGTGCCTACCCGACGCGGCCTCGTCCGCCGACGCGTCCTCgaccgccgccgcctccgcccTGTCCTCGCCCTCCCCGACGTCCTTGACCGCTTTGCGAGCCGTCGGGACGCCCTGCTGA
- the nol8 gene encoding nucleolar protein 8, which produces MPRLYVGGLSHTVTQKDLTDRFGKFGHVEDVELRTRRDDEGVPYKTFAYINLDISDKDLNKCMTVLNKSKWKGGTLQIELAKESLLNKLARERQAEQQHPRQDADDKQQNSDKLLESLSKAGVDNFTMKAAVPGTEIPGHKNWVVSKFGRVLPVMQLRCHKGNKARTVKYDPSKYSHNIRRLAPPTDGGDAPTPVAQLTWRVDGGDNDISKKRRGEFPPYQPPKPKKTRADVAKSLQDMNDARPKQVFIAAKPESHQLTHGFRPANNQRQAQRRGRGLYEESDVDSDEEMRRLVALERPSYDAPGQDAEEDHLEVVGDDFLVAAGDSWQKRGGRPTNNEDEQEYDSADTDELFASRKHPLPPLECNSGGRTGKEKRNREERVAKKKKTALLSKEEAQEDSMDTGEISTSWKPSPPHQENISEERTGMDERAKDSTILAEEDEEEEEEEDEHVDSADSDYEAMFSNVTRLEISMADLQKLAEESRQTSEERAPRGPKVPAARVPKKGTVPEDILASLLGGRDIKWWDEPHPNKATNKGKKVTATTLPPFRGSGMLDEEALSETDAPEKNEAGEEPSEGSLSSSSSGEEETTPVDAARRPKLSAQEEEERQRKDNARRLAAVQQRLKEAQEHKKLIQGALANVDAVTARTGKHIVFDSDDEQTTVANSKIPLGRDLRSESDDEAAADDGVPTKDEEREKASAPRLFDSSEDEDDEEEDGDRFDIRPQFEGRAGQKLMELQSRFGADERFRMDSRFLEEEEKDDGEGEEGTSVAVDEDVLQEEKKRNMSIVEELLGPQRNSGRTAAKTKTFRDVSALHYDPSKEEHAAFERKVDGDQDSKSTRRKKREEAQKLPEVSKEIFYDVSGDLKAMFGPDGDSHRRAADLPETCWDRDDQDKDEERPEAEQQTGFVFSFFGDEIQTASQHAEYKAESIRAAQVLPWQQDTRLQDSSEDEEEEDEGGEVESNNAAPQNTTEQLVPSTNNFFFFRLDDTRLTEGPRWFRRSCQLEAGRHEWDERRTALRQEYRKKHKDARRKLKSPKT; this is translated from the exons ATGCCGCGACTGTACGTGGGCGGCTTGAGCCACACGGTCACCCAGAAGGACCTGACGGATCGCTTCGGGAAGTTTGGACACGTGGAGGACGTGGAACTCCGGACCAGACGAGATGACGAGG GTGTTCCCTACAAAACCTTTGCTTACATCAACCTAGACATTTCTGACAAAGACTTGAACAAGT GCATGACAGTGTTGAACAAATCCAAATGGAAAGGAGGAACTCTGCAGATTGAACTTGCGAAGGAGAGTCTCCTGAACAA GCTGGCCCGGGAGAGGCAAGCGGAGCAGCAGCATCCCCGTCAAGACGCAGACGACAAACAACAAAACTCGGACAAGCTGCTGGAGTCTCTCAGCAAAGCCGGCGTGGACAACTTCACCATGAAGGCGGCTGTGCCGGGCACGGAAATACCGGGGCACAAG AACTGGGTGGTTAGCAAATTTGGCCGCGTGCTGCCGGTCATGCAGCTGCGCTGTCACAAAGGCAACAAAGCTCGCACCGTCAAGTACGACCCGTCTAAGTACAGCCACAACATCCGCCGCTTGGCCCCCCCCACCGACGGCGGTGACGCCCCCACCCCCGTGGCCCAGCTCACCTGGCGGGTCGACGGCGGAGATAACGACATCAGCAAGAAGAGGCGTGGAGAGTTCCCGCCGTATCAGCCCCCAAAGCCAAAGAAGACTCGTGCAGATGTTGCCAAATCCCTCCAAGATATGAACGACGCCAG ACCGAAACAGGTTTTCATCGCCGCTAAGCCGGAGAGTCATCAGCTGACGCACGGATTCAGACCGGCAAACAATCAACGGCAAGCTCAGAGGAGAGGACGCGGACTTTACGAGGAGAGCGACGTGGACTCGGACGAGGAGATGCGGCGGCTGGTGGCGCTTGAGCGGCCTTCCTACGACGCACCGGGCCAGGACGCGGAAGAAGACCACCTGGAAGTGGTGGGGGACGACTTCTTGGTCGCGGCTGGAGACTCCTGGCAGAAGCGTGGCG GAAGACCAACGAACAACGAAGACGAGCAGGAGTACGACTCCGCTGACACGGATGAACTCTTCGCTTCAAGGAaacatcctcttcctcctctggaGTGCAACTCTGGCGGAAGGACGGGAAAGGAGAAGAGGAACAGAGAAGAGCGGGttgcgaagaagaagaaaactgcTCTCCTTTCCAAGGAGGAAGCGCAGGAGGACTCGATGGACACGGGGGAAATTTCCACTTCCTGGAAACCTTCTCCTCCTCATCAGGAGAACATCTCGGAAGAAAGGACAGGAATGGACGAGAGGGCGAAGGACTCAACTATTCTTGCCgaagaagacgaggaggaggaggaggaggaagacgagcaCGTCGACTCTGCCGATTCCGACTACGAGGCCATGTTCTCCAACGTCACCCGTCTGGAAATCTCCATGGCCGACCTCCAGAAGCTGGCAGAGGAATCCCGGCAAACCTCCGAGGAGCGAGCGCCCCGTGGTCCCAAAGTCCCGGCGGCACGCGTCCCCAAGAAAGGAACCGTGCCCGAGGACATCCTGGCCTCGCTGCTGGGGGGCCGCGACATCAAATGGTGGGACGAACCACATCCCAACAAGGCGACAAATAAAGGGAAAAAGGTCACCGCCACAACGCTTCCCCCATTTCGGGGCAGCGGAATGCTCGACGAGGAGGCGCTGAGTGAAACGGACGCTCCTGAGAAAAATGAGGCAGGAGAGGAGCCGTCGGAGGGTTCTTTGTCGTCCTCCTCGTCAGGGGAGGAGGAAACGACACCCGTCGATGCGGCGCGGCGCCCGAAGCTGAGCGcccaggaggaagaggagcggCAGAGGAAGGACAACGCGAGGAGACTGGCTGCCGTCCAGCAGAGGCTGAAGGAGGCGCAGGAGCACAAGAAGCTCATCCAGGGGGCGCTAGCCAACGTG GACGCTGTGACTGCGAGAACAGGAAAACACATTGTTTTTGATTCAGACGATGAGCAGACGACTGTCGCCAACTCCAAGATTCCTCTGGGCCGGGACCTGCGATCGGAGTCCGACGACGAGGCGGCAGCCGATGACGGCGTCCCGACTAAAGATGAG GAGCGGGAAAAGGCGTCAGCCCCTCGGCTTTTCGACAGCAGCGAAGATGAGGATGACGAAGAGGAAGATGGCGACAGGTTCGACATCAGGCCTCAGTTTGAAGGACGAGCCGGACAGAAG CTGATGGAGCTGCAGTCTCGCTTCGGCGCGGACGAACGTTTCCGGATGGACTCTCGCTtcctggaggaggaagaaaaggacGACGGGGAGGGAGAGGAAG GGACGAGCGTGGCGGTGGATGAGGACGTTCTgcaggaggagaagaaaaggaACATGTCCATCGTGGAGGAACTCCTGGGACCGCAACGCAACAGCGGAAGGACCGCCGCCAAGACCAAAACCTTCAG AGACGTGTCGGCGCTGCACTACGACCCCAGCAAAGAAGAACACGCCGCCTTTGAACGCAAAGTGGACGGCGACCAGGACAG CAAGTCAACCCGACGGAAGAAGCGCGAGGAGGCTCAGAAGCTTCCGGAGGTTTCCAAGGAGATCTTCTACGACGTGTCGGGCGACCTGAAGGCCATGTTCGGACCCGACGGCGACAGCCACCGGCGGGCCGCGGACCTGCCCGAGACCTGCTGGGACCGGGACGACCAAGACAAGGATGAAGAGCGGCCCGAGGCGGAACAACAAACCGGCTTCGTCTTCTCCTTCTTTGGCGACGAAATCCAGACAGCCAGTCAACACGCGG AGTACAAGGCGGAGAGCATCCGGGCCGCTCAGGTGTTGCCGTGGCAACAAGACACCCGGCTTCAAGACAGCagcgaggacgaggaggaggaagacgagggaGGAGAGGTGGAAAGCAACAACGCGGCGCCTCAAAATACAAC AGAGCAACTTGTTCCTTCCACCaacaatttcttcttcttccgccTTGATGACACCAGATTGACAG AGGGTCCCCGCTGGTTCCGTCGTTCGTGCCAGCTGGAGGCCGGGCGGCACGAGTGGGACGAGAGGAGGACGGCGCTCAGACAG GAGTACCGCAAGAAACACAAGGACGCCCGCAGGAAGTTGAAATCCCCAAAGACTTGA